The stretch of DNA TCGGGAGATCGGAGAGATCTTGAACATCAGCCCCAAGACCGTTAAAAATCATCGGGCCAATATCATGGGAAAATTGAACTTGCACTCTCAACATGATGTCCTCAAGTTCGCTCAGAGTATCCTCCTGGTCAACGTCGAACCTTAGGCCGGCTTGTTCAGCCTTCTGAGATCAAATGCTCACAACATGCTTTTTTCAGATGTCTGCTTACAAGGAAATGAAAGCTTTACCTGGCGGTCATTTCACTGGAGACAGACATTTATCTGTCCGATAGAAAGACCCCAAAGGAACCTGACTTGACAACTATCATAACTGGGTTCATGGGCCCAGTTTCCAGGAAAACAGGGCCTAGAATCCTGTACCTCAATCCCTACCTTCGACGCTACTGACCGGGTATTCGTCTTTTATCTTTTGTACCTCAAGTTTCATAATTCTTCCTGATACTTGGCCCTGCCTTGCCCCCTGGTATCTATCTTGACCGACATCATAAAGCCCCCATACACAATACATAGCCTTGATAAAGCTATCTGAAAAGATAATGGTTATCAGTCTCTGAAGGTAATTCTCGCCTTAAATTGTGGTTATCAGTCTCTGAAGGTAATTCTCGCCTTAAATTGATTCCTCCCTAAAAATAAGGTCTTTTTCCCTCGAAATGAGTCCTGAACCTCATTTACGCCTTCTATCTATTAAAGTAAATTTTTATTATGGGCATCAAGAAAAAGGAGAGGGGTTTCGGACATGATGATGGGAAGTCATCCTGTAAATCTAACAGAAACTTCAGTTTTTTCAAATTTTGAGCACC from Deltaproteobacteria bacterium encodes:
- a CDS encoding helix-turn-helix transcriptional regulator: REIGEILNISPKTVKNHRANIMGKLNLHSQHDVLKFAQSILLVNVEP